From Draconibacterium halophilum, one genomic window encodes:
- a CDS encoding tetratricopeptide repeat-containing sensor histidine kinase, whose translation MSFGASGNSEQADSLHQEVQNKEGEEKIRAQLDLAMYFMVENNTEAQSVAHSALAAAKKLKNQTLQMEAFFILGRVSHSLNNINRSQTFFDSALTIANQLDDSWMQSNILMRTGINQHTQSDHLKALQSFTMSIQAGRQSNNFRAVGASYSMMGTVFRVNGLYDRAIEYIIKARLNYEKAEYTEGYAWSAYLLGRIYADLKLMDKAMEYYKLSLETYERQAKQDNNLNGVAICYEQIGILNLLTGKIDEARKNIEYTLQIHEVTGSKFGIANAYKNLGRVEYFSGNYALAEEYLKKALSSKIEMGDMLSKPSIYLYLGLCDINTGRPDDGLANIHKGLDQAIINNQKRIQLDIYSKLSDIYLDRNDLEKALACQQHQISIQNSMLLGAANIKLEQLQGIYELDAKNSQIAALEQQNEINRLELKQNRTSGILLIMAILLAIIIAIIIYVFYQRLRQKNSQLEEANIAKDKFFAIIAHDLRGPVHTQTSFLDHLHQEFDSLEKDELKKLLKLLVSSSEHISDLLDDLLLWAQSQVKKMEVKTTELELNRVIQNTVETLKQSAKLKQINISLDTDNKLKVLSDANMLQTIIRNIISNAIKFTPRGGSVSVKTFDSGQGQVTINITDTGLGMAPEKLNKLFDITSKNHSQGTENEKSTGLGLILVKDFIEKIMEV comes from the coding sequence ATGAGTTTTGGAGCCTCCGGTAATAGTGAACAAGCTGATAGCTTGCATCAGGAAGTGCAAAATAAAGAAGGAGAGGAAAAAATACGTGCACAGCTGGATTTGGCAATGTACTTCATGGTAGAGAACAATACTGAGGCCCAGTCCGTTGCCCATTCAGCTTTAGCTGCTGCTAAAAAATTAAAAAACCAAACCTTGCAAATGGAGGCCTTTTTTATTTTGGGTCGCGTTAGCCACTCACTTAACAACATTAACCGCTCTCAAACCTTCTTTGACAGCGCCCTCACTATTGCAAACCAACTCGATGATTCCTGGATGCAGAGCAATATCTTAATGCGAACCGGAATTAACCAACACACCCAGAGCGACCATTTAAAAGCGTTGCAATCGTTTACTATGTCAATTCAAGCTGGTCGTCAGTCAAATAATTTTCGTGCTGTTGGTGCATCCTATTCAATGATGGGAACTGTTTTCAGAGTTAACGGTTTGTACGACCGCGCTATTGAATATATTATTAAAGCACGATTAAATTACGAAAAAGCAGAGTATACAGAAGGTTATGCCTGGTCGGCCTATCTGCTAGGCCGTATTTATGCCGATCTTAAACTAATGGATAAGGCGATGGAATACTACAAACTCTCGCTCGAAACATATGAACGACAAGCGAAGCAGGATAATAACTTAAACGGGGTTGCTATTTGTTACGAGCAGATAGGTATTTTAAACTTATTAACGGGAAAAATTGATGAAGCACGTAAAAACATAGAATACACCCTACAAATACACGAAGTTACAGGTTCGAAATTTGGTATCGCCAATGCATACAAAAATCTGGGCCGTGTCGAATATTTCTCCGGAAACTATGCCTTAGCCGAAGAATACCTTAAAAAAGCCTTAAGTTCGAAAATTGAAATGGGCGATATGCTCAGCAAACCTTCCATTTATCTGTATTTGGGATTATGCGATATCAACACCGGCCGCCCCGATGATGGTTTAGCCAACATTCACAAAGGCCTCGATCAAGCTATTATTAATAACCAAAAACGTATTCAACTAGATATTTATTCTAAACTAAGCGACATTTATCTTGATCGTAACGATCTGGAGAAAGCACTTGCCTGCCAACAACATCAAATTAGCATACAGAACTCAATGCTTTTAGGTGCGGCAAATATTAAACTTGAACAGTTGCAAGGTATTTATGAGCTTGATGCAAAAAACAGCCAGATTGCAGCGTTGGAACAACAAAACGAAATAAACAGGCTGGAACTGAAACAAAACCGTACTTCGGGAATTTTATTGATAATGGCGATTTTGCTGGCTATTATTATTGCAATCATCATTTATGTTTTTTACCAGCGGTTACGCCAAAAAAACAGTCAACTTGAAGAAGCAAACATTGCAAAAGACAAGTTTTTTGCCATTATTGCCCACGACCTTCGTGGCCCTGTTCACACTCAAACATCTTTTCTTGATCACCTGCACCAGGAATTTGATTCGCTCGAAAAAGACGAACTAAAAAAACTGCTAAAGCTGCTTGTCTCATCATCGGAACATATCAGCGATCTGCTCGACGACCTGTTGCTTTGGGCGCAATCGCAGGTGAAAAAGATGGAAGTAAAAACAACCGAGCTCGAACTCAATCGTGTAATTCAAAATACGGTTGAAACTCTGAAACAATCGGCAAAGCTGAAACAAATAAATATCTCACTTGATACCGACAATAAGCTTAAAGTTTTGTCCGACGCCAACATGCTTCAAACAATTATCCGCAATATAATTAGTAATGCCATAAAGTTCACACCTCGCGGCGGATCTGTTAGTGTAAAAACCTTTGACTCCGGGCAGGGACAGGTGACCATAAACATCACCGACACTGGTTTGGGCATGGCCCCCGAAAAATTGAACAAGCTATTTGACATCACCTCAAAAAACCATTCACAAGGAACTGAAAATGAAAAAAGTACCGGTCTCGGACTTATTTTGGTAAAAGACTTTATTGAAAAAATAATGGAAGTATAA
- the pheS gene encoding phenylalanine--tRNA ligase subunit alpha encodes MLDKIKALQEEIDSIVASSHEEVEELRIKYISKKGLISQLFNDFKTVPAEQKKEVGQAINTLKTFALEKINTLKEGFENNGNETAGQDLTMPGEPMKLGTRHPLSLVKNEIIGIFARLGFTVAEGPEIEDDWHVFSALNFPPEHPARDMQDTFFIEKDPDVLLRTHTSSVQIRVMERTEPPIRAIFPGRVFRNEAISARSHCIFHQIEGLYVDENVSFADLKQTLLQFAKELFGEDTKIRLRPSYFPFTEPSAEMDVSCSICGGKGCNVCKYTGWLEILGCGMVDPNVLELCNIDSKKYTGFAFGMGIERITMLRYGIKDIRHFFENDVRFLKQFESAT; translated from the coding sequence ATGTTAGACAAGATCAAAGCGTTACAGGAAGAAATTGACAGTATTGTAGCTTCAAGCCACGAAGAGGTTGAGGAATTACGCATAAAATACATCAGCAAAAAAGGACTTATCAGCCAGTTGTTCAACGACTTTAAAACGGTACCTGCCGAACAAAAAAAGGAGGTTGGACAGGCCATTAACACGCTTAAAACTTTTGCTTTAGAAAAAATTAACACGCTAAAAGAAGGTTTTGAGAACAATGGCAACGAAACCGCCGGACAGGATTTAACCATGCCCGGTGAGCCCATGAAACTGGGAACACGCCACCCATTGTCGCTGGTTAAAAATGAGATTATCGGAATTTTTGCGCGTCTTGGATTTACCGTTGCCGAAGGCCCTGAAATTGAAGATGACTGGCATGTGTTTTCTGCTTTGAACTTTCCGCCGGAGCATCCGGCACGCGATATGCAGGACACTTTCTTTATCGAAAAAGATCCGGATGTGCTTTTGCGTACCCACACTTCAAGTGTTCAGATTCGTGTAATGGAGCGCACCGAGCCGCCTATCCGTGCTATTTTCCCGGGGCGTGTTTTCCGTAACGAAGCAATTTCAGCACGATCGCACTGTATATTCCACCAAATTGAAGGCTTGTATGTGGATGAGAATGTTTCGTTTGCCGACCTAAAACAAACCTTATTACAGTTTGCCAAAGAGTTGTTTGGCGAAGACACAAAAATCCGTCTGCGTCCTTCGTACTTCCCGTTTACCGAGCCAAGTGCCGAAATGGATGTAAGCTGCTCGATTTGTGGAGGCAAAGGATGTAACGTTTGTAAATACACTGGCTGGCTCGAAATTCTGGGCTGCGGAATGGTTGATCCAAATGTATTGGAACTTTGTAATATCGACAGTAAAAAATACACAGGTTTTGCCTTTGGAATGGGAATAGAACGTATTACTATGTTACGTTACGGAATTAAAGATATACGCCATTTCTTCGAAAACGATGTGCGTTTCCTGAAACAATTTGAATCAGCAACCTAA
- a CDS encoding GIY-YIG nuclease family protein has product MDYKVYAIQSEKDGRIYVGFTEDLDRRIGEHNSGKTKSTKGFTPWKLIFQQTCGYRIEARKLEKYYKSGIGKEKLKQLVP; this is encoded by the coding sequence ATGGATTATAAGGTATATGCCATACAAAGTGAAAAAGATGGTAGAATTTATGTTGGTTTTACTGAAGATTTAGATCGAAGGATTGGGGAACACAACTCAGGTAAAACAAAATCAACAAAAGGATTTACGCCATGGAAATTAATTTTTCAGCAAACTTGTGGATATAGAATCGAAGCGCGTAAGCTTGAAAAATATTATAAAAGTGGCATAGGCAAAGAAAAATTAAAACAATTGGTCCCGTAG
- a CDS encoding universal stress protein: protein MSEKLVTIVVLPLARAHILKMRLEEKGIKCELEDVHLIEGAATSTVRVKILENDLNEAFKEVDILLGLKSGKHKKVSKPGQVLVPIDFSSVSEKAVQMAFNIASHLNAQLVIMHSYISPIRFSVPYGDIYPYDTTLLKQTEDAEEEANQQFKNFLVPLVQTIGPELWEKVNPEYIVKPGYAEEDILAYADEQPTRLIVIGRGGDKTWPGTVGSVTADIMYNAPVPVLVIPEDMEPKPIEEYKEVLYATNFDEKDFNALDKLMSIVKSYKVRVVCAHVGLPDEYGWDIARLEGMKDILHKKYENKEFECKLIMGNDVLDTLESTIKNDPVDILALTTHKRGMISRLFNPSLARKMVFHTHIPLLVFHA from the coding sequence ATGAGTGAAAAACTAGTTACTATTGTAGTATTACCTCTGGCGCGCGCCCATATTTTAAAAATGCGTTTGGAGGAAAAAGGAATTAAATGCGAATTGGAAGACGTTCATTTAATTGAAGGAGCTGCCACTTCAACTGTTCGGGTTAAAATTTTAGAAAACGACCTGAACGAAGCTTTTAAAGAAGTAGATATTTTACTGGGATTAAAATCCGGGAAACATAAGAAAGTGAGCAAACCCGGTCAAGTCCTTGTTCCTATTGATTTTTCCTCTGTATCGGAAAAAGCAGTACAAATGGCCTTTAATATTGCCAGTCATTTGAATGCTCAGCTGGTAATTATGCACTCGTACATAAGTCCAATACGCTTTTCAGTTCCCTATGGCGATATTTATCCTTACGACACCACCCTGTTAAAACAAACCGAGGATGCCGAGGAAGAAGCTAATCAGCAGTTTAAAAACTTTCTGGTCCCATTGGTGCAAACTATCGGGCCGGAGCTCTGGGAAAAAGTAAATCCGGAATATATTGTAAAACCCGGATATGCCGAGGAAGACATACTGGCTTATGCCGACGAACAACCTACCCGCTTGATTGTAATTGGTCGCGGAGGTGATAAAACATGGCCGGGAACAGTGGGCAGTGTAACCGCAGATATAATGTACAATGCACCGGTTCCTGTACTGGTTATTCCGGAAGATATGGAGCCCAAACCGATTGAAGAGTATAAAGAAGTGCTTTATGCTACCAATTTCGATGAAAAAGACTTTAATGCACTTGATAAGCTAATGAGCATTGTAAAATCGTACAAAGTAAGGGTTGTTTGCGCGCACGTTGGGCTTCCCGATGAATATGGCTGGGACATTGCCCGGCTGGAAGGAATGAAAGATATTTTACACAAGAAATACGAGAATAAGGAATTTGAGTGCAAGCTGATTATGGGTAACGACGTTTTAGATACGCTTGAAAGCACTATTAAAAATGATCCCGTAGATATTTTGGCACTAACTACACATAAACGAGGTATGATTTCGCGGCTTTTTAACCCAAGCCTGGCGCGAAAAATGGTGTTCCATACGCATATTCCATTGTTGGTATTTCATGCCTAA
- a CDS encoding phage tail tape measure protein gives MANTYNRRINLYINGKEVKNNIKSIKQEFYKATAQLNKMTVGSEEYNRQLMKVGKLKGIMDDHNASVRQAGKEWSNTGNQLKKQNGVIGKLVGSAKGLLPAFGWAAVIAGAVKGAKALFNLYTETAKARREAERLTGLSGQPLADFTASVQATADTFNEDFSEVLISTNNFAKTMGISAEEALSKINDGFITGADSSGEFLDILKEYGSQFKAAGLSADESIALITQQVTSGVYSDKGIDAIKEATISLREMTPATKAAIDNIGISSNELQAKLRDGSISAFDAIQMISNRLAELPPQSTEVGTAIADIFRGAGEDAGLEYIAMLGQAELSLEKVKEGVGENAIVQEILLEANTKLKQAWGELMGTGTGTFTAIKATATELMANGIVSLSRGIKNVRDWFIELYNGSLPVRAGFQYMISSWITGFNIVKTAVQALWENLKLGGKLIKAVLTFDLDGIKTAFQEYSDNTKAAVVANAQKVASTWKSAYENTINGKIEVGGNITTDPTVQTNELPVPIETTTNDPSSLIGRNTESMEQLDSIDPRIETEESLTDTVLEQTKLRQKALDNEQKAAEERAAIDAQLQEQKKAAYLSTLDTIIGVFGEESRIGQAALMAKQAWAIAETIINIAKGTGETAASVPFPANIPLIAGYVAQVAGLIGTIKKATGKTKGFSLGGYTGDGATLEPAGIVHKGEYVVPNYLMRTPAIADMVSAIETMRTNPVSVNSSLSRMYSDGGYTSIDNSAIDSLNPEPENSDIQRLQDSVGKLHSSVERLSKQKYYVSVELIKKHLDLWNDIQMQSGLLLLITLSICL, from the coding sequence ATGGCAAACACTTACAATCGTCGGATAAACCTCTACATCAACGGCAAAGAGGTTAAAAACAATATAAAATCTATAAAGCAAGAATTTTATAAGGCAACTGCTCAGCTTAACAAAATGACTGTTGGCAGTGAAGAGTACAACCGACAATTAATGAAAGTTGGTAAGCTAAAAGGTATTATGGACGATCATAATGCTTCCGTGCGTCAGGCTGGGAAAGAATGGAGCAATACCGGCAACCAATTGAAGAAACAAAACGGAGTTATTGGTAAATTGGTAGGATCTGCAAAAGGATTACTCCCAGCGTTTGGGTGGGCTGCAGTTATCGCCGGAGCAGTAAAAGGAGCCAAAGCCCTATTTAACCTATATACAGAAACAGCCAAAGCACGACGCGAAGCGGAGCGCCTTACTGGTCTAAGCGGTCAACCCCTGGCAGATTTTACTGCCTCCGTACAAGCAACAGCCGACACCTTCAATGAAGATTTTAGCGAGGTTTTAATTTCAACAAACAATTTTGCAAAAACTATGGGGATTTCTGCAGAAGAAGCCCTTAGTAAAATTAATGATGGATTCATCACCGGAGCCGACAGCTCGGGAGAGTTTTTGGACATACTCAAGGAATATGGCAGCCAGTTTAAAGCAGCTGGATTATCTGCAGACGAATCTATTGCCCTAATTACGCAGCAAGTTACATCTGGTGTTTATTCGGATAAAGGCATAGATGCAATCAAAGAAGCAACTATTAGTCTCCGGGAAATGACACCGGCCACAAAAGCTGCAATCGACAATATCGGAATTAGCTCAAACGAACTGCAGGCTAAACTCCGAGATGGATCCATTTCTGCTTTTGATGCAATTCAGATGATTAGCAATCGACTGGCAGAACTACCACCACAAAGCACTGAGGTAGGTACGGCCATTGCCGATATTTTCCGTGGAGCCGGTGAAGATGCTGGTCTGGAATACATCGCAATGCTGGGACAGGCAGAATTGAGTTTAGAGAAAGTAAAAGAAGGAGTTGGTGAAAATGCAATAGTTCAAGAAATACTATTGGAGGCTAACACCAAACTAAAACAAGCCTGGGGAGAATTAATGGGAACCGGAACCGGAACCTTTACTGCCATTAAAGCCACCGCAACCGAATTAATGGCCAACGGAATAGTTTCTCTTTCAAGAGGTATTAAAAATGTTCGCGACTGGTTTATTGAACTTTACAATGGTAGCTTGCCTGTTCGTGCAGGATTTCAATATATGATTTCCAGCTGGATTACAGGTTTTAATATCGTAAAGACAGCTGTTCAGGCATTATGGGAAAACCTTAAGTTAGGAGGAAAACTTATAAAAGCCGTTTTAACTTTTGATCTTGATGGAATCAAAACTGCCTTTCAGGAATACAGCGACAACACTAAGGCCGCTGTTGTTGCCAATGCTCAAAAAGTGGCGAGTACCTGGAAGAGTGCATATGAAAATACAATTAATGGAAAAATTGAAGTTGGTGGCAATATTACTACAGATCCCACTGTTCAAACAAATGAACTGCCTGTTCCAATTGAAACAACGACAAATGATCCTTCTTCCCTGATCGGAAGAAATACAGAATCGATGGAACAGCTAGACTCTATCGATCCCCGAATAGAAACGGAGGAATCTCTTACAGATACTGTTTTAGAACAAACAAAGCTAAGACAAAAAGCCCTGGATAATGAGCAAAAAGCGGCAGAAGAAAGAGCAGCTATTGATGCTCAACTTCAGGAACAAAAGAAAGCAGCTTATTTATCAACACTTGATACAATTATCGGTGTGTTTGGCGAAGAAAGCAGAATTGGGCAGGCAGCATTAATGGCTAAGCAAGCCTGGGCAATTGCCGAAACAATCATCAATATTGCCAAAGGAACGGGTGAAACTGCAGCCAGTGTTCCTTTTCCGGCAAACATACCTTTAATAGCTGGATATGTGGCCCAAGTGGCAGGTCTAATTGGAACGATAAAAAAAGCTACCGGGAAAACTAAAGGATTCTCGCTGGGAGGCTACACCGGCGACGGCGCAACGCTTGAACCAGCCGGCATTGTACACAAAGGCGAATATGTAGTTCCTAACTACCTCATGAGAACACCAGCAATCGCCGATATGGTTTCAGCCATTGAAACAATGCGCACTAACCCGGTATCGGTTAACTCTTCACTGTCTAGAATGTATTCAGATGGTGGCTATACTAGTATTGATAACAGTGCAATAGATAGCTTAAATCCAGAACCTGAAAACTCAGATATCCAAAGACTACAAGACTCCGTAGGGAAACTACACAGTTCTGTTGAAAGATTAAGCAAACAGAAATATTATGTATCAGTGGAACTGATAAAAAAACACCTTGACCTTTGGAATGACATTCAAATGCAAAGCGGCCTACTCCTATTGATTACATTATCGATCTGTTTATAA
- a CDS encoding alpha/beta hydrolase, with amino-acid sequence MKTKILILIVIGLFILPACQDNFESPDTDSLQPEKAAMVAAGTIVTANMHSKALEGNLIGDPADRPVYVYLPKSYYTSLDKHFPVIYFLHGMPAWGKMMMEPVPFEIFRQVAQLQASVDYPCVELEDWLNDLVDNKGMQEAIIVFPDARTLFGVSSYTNSPVLGKCEDYICKDLVHFIDSNFRTIDHFNWRAITGHCAGGYGAMKLAMKHPDIFRYTAGLSPAHFPRETIMYMASFMPVEDDMWEPMGAPAGPIPYDPMQPFKFVNNTVYFLMQAWLPNPAKLPYLAELPFTYVNGEPVLDEELMKKVDEQNLMVLSQKYRQGLKKLKTVYFDCGMSDDLMMYPPNVTLDQQMSAMNIKHQFEAYEGTHISNLYQRLEKALVMLSNDFPERDDDE; translated from the coding sequence ATGAAAACAAAAATTTTAATCCTGATCGTAATTGGTCTTTTTATTCTGCCTGCCTGTCAGGACAATTTTGAATCTCCTGATACCGACAGTTTACAACCTGAGAAAGCAGCGATGGTTGCGGCTGGAACCATTGTTACTGCTAATATGCACAGTAAAGCGCTTGAGGGTAATCTTATTGGCGATCCGGCCGACCGACCGGTTTATGTGTATTTGCCAAAGAGCTATTATACCAGTCTTGATAAACATTTTCCTGTTATATACTTTTTGCACGGAATGCCTGCCTGGGGGAAAATGATGATGGAACCTGTTCCATTTGAAATTTTTAGACAGGTGGCCCAACTGCAGGCATCGGTTGATTATCCGTGCGTTGAATTGGAAGATTGGCTAAACGACCTTGTAGATAATAAAGGAATGCAGGAGGCAATAATTGTATTCCCTGATGCGCGCACACTGTTTGGTGTTTCGTCTTATACCAACTCTCCGGTTTTAGGAAAGTGCGAAGATTATATTTGCAAAGACCTCGTTCATTTTATCGACAGCAACTTCCGCACCATCGATCATTTTAACTGGAGAGCTATTACCGGCCATTGTGCAGGTGGTTACGGCGCAATGAAACTGGCGATGAAACATCCTGATATTTTCCGTTATACCGCTGGTTTATCTCCTGCTCATTTTCCGCGCGAAACCATAATGTATATGGCTTCATTTATGCCGGTTGAAGATGATATGTGGGAGCCAATGGGAGCACCCGCCGGACCGATACCATACGATCCGATGCAACCATTTAAGTTTGTAAATAACACGGTGTATTTCCTTATGCAAGCCTGGTTGCCTAATCCTGCAAAACTTCCATATTTAGCCGAATTACCTTTTACTTATGTTAACGGAGAACCTGTATTGGATGAGGAATTGATGAAAAAAGTTGATGAGCAAAATCTGATGGTTTTGAGTCAGAAATACAGGCAAGGTTTAAAAAAGCTGAAAACTGTATATTTTGATTGTGGTATGAGTGATGACCTGATGATGTATCCGCCAAATGTGACGCTCGACCAGCAAATGAGTGCCATGAACATAAAACACCAGTTTGAGGCTTATGAGGGAACGCATATTAGTAACTTGTATCAGCGTTTGGAAAAGGCCTTGGTAATGCTTTCAAATGATTTTCCGGAGCGGGATGATGACGAATGA
- the mgrA gene encoding L-glyceraldehyde 3-phosphate reductase has translation MTYLPKESRYDGMQYNRCGKWGLKLPAVSLGLWHNFGGIDVFENGRAMLHRAFDLGITHFDLANNYGPPPGSAEENFGKILKQDFSAYRDELIISSKAGYLMWPGPYGEWGSRKNLLASLDQSLNRMGLEYVDIFYSHRPDPDTPLEETMMALDRAVRSGKALYVGISNYPADMAKEAAQILKELGTPCLIHQPRYSMFERWVEDGLLDVLEEEGIGCIPFSPLAQGLLTNKYLKGIPEGSRATREVFLKKEHVETAHDKIVALNTIAQERGQSLAQMALAWILRDKRITSVLIGASSVKQLDDNVEMLKNVAFSDKELEAIEEVLK, from the coding sequence ATGACCTATTTACCAAAAGAATCGAGATATGATGGAATGCAGTACAATCGCTGCGGAAAGTGGGGGCTTAAGCTGCCTGCCGTTTCGCTGGGATTGTGGCATAACTTTGGCGGAATTGATGTTTTTGAAAATGGCCGGGCGATGTTACACCGGGCTTTTGATTTGGGTATCACACATTTCGACCTGGCCAATAATTACGGCCCGCCTCCCGGTTCAGCAGAAGAAAATTTTGGTAAAATTTTGAAGCAGGATTTTAGCGCCTATCGCGATGAGTTGATTATTTCGAGCAAGGCGGGATACCTGATGTGGCCCGGACCTTACGGCGAATGGGGAAGCCGTAAGAATTTGCTGGCCAGCCTCGACCAGAGTTTAAATCGAATGGGATTGGAATACGTTGATATTTTTTACTCGCACCGACCCGATCCGGATACGCCGCTTGAAGAAACAATGATGGCGCTCGACCGGGCTGTGCGATCGGGGAAAGCTTTGTATGTAGGTATTTCAAATTATCCGGCCGATATGGCAAAGGAAGCTGCCCAAATTTTGAAAGAACTGGGAACTCCATGTTTAATCCATCAGCCACGCTATTCGATGTTTGAACGCTGGGTAGAAGACGGACTTTTGGATGTTTTAGAGGAAGAGGGAATTGGTTGTATCCCGTTTTCGCCACTTGCACAGGGTTTGCTTACCAATAAATACCTAAAAGGAATTCCTGAAGGATCGAGAGCAACCCGCGAAGTTTTTCTGAAGAAAGAACATGTTGAAACGGCACACGACAAAATTGTGGCACTAAATACTATTGCTCAGGAACGTGGGCAGTCGTTGGCACAAATGGCACTTGCCTGGATATTACGCGATAAAAGAATTACTTCGGTGCTGATTGGAGCAAGCTCGGTAAAACAATTGGATGATAACGTGGAAATGTTAAAGAATGTTGCTTTTAGTGATAAGGAACTTGAGGCTATTGAAGAAGTTTTGAAATAG